Proteins co-encoded in one Leptodactylus fuscus isolate aLepFus1 chromosome 4, aLepFus1.hap2, whole genome shotgun sequence genomic window:
- the LOC142200523 gene encoding serpin B5-like: MDCFRVANAAFAIDLFSKLSEKNKSENFILSPLCVSSTLALAFKGAKGNTATEIEKITHFEKVKDCDFGFQTLASDISRISATSSLKMVKHVYVDSSFNCTKEFMNSTKKPYPKQLEIIDMKSRAEEARNEINNSVKDLTGGNIENMLTEGLLNENTSMVLLGAMFYKGCWLYKFNESETKECEFHVTKGETKLVQMMHLEAPLGIRTVKEQNLMILDIPFAGKQMSLLIIMPICIEDESTGLKKIEKDLTYENYVKWTDPSRMANSKVKLSLPKFKTTSCFNLKDTLNSMGIKDAFNGEAADFSGMSENKGLCVSEAIYSAGIDIAEDGTEAADAIRERVLMSKTECNVNRSFIYAIKHSKTQGILCIGRYTGPTDSC, from the exons ATGGATTGTTTTCGTGTCGCAAACGCAGCTTTTGCCATAGACCTATTCAGTAAATTAAGTGAAAAGAACAAGTCAGAAAATTTTATCCTCTCTCCATTATGTGTTTCATCAACGTTGGCTTTAGCTTTTAAAGGAGCCAAAGGGAATACTGCAACTGAAATAGAAAAA ATTACTCACTTTGAAAAAGTCAAAGATTGTGACTTTGGATTTCAGACTCTAGCTTCAGACATTAGTCGAATAAGTGCTACATCCTCCTTGAAAATGGTTAAACATGTTTATGTGGACAGTAGCTTCAACTGCACTAAA GAATTTATGAATTCCACAAAGAAACCTTATCCAAAACAgctagaaataattgacatgaaAAGCCGAGCAGAAGAAGCCAGAAACGAGATAAATAACTCTGTAAAAGACCTCACTGGTG GCAACATAGAGAATATGTTGACTGAGGGCCTGTTGAATGAAAATACAAGTATGGTTCTGTTGGGAGCTATGTTTTACAAAGGATGCTGGTTATATAAATTCAATGAATCCGAAACAAAGGAGTGCGAGTTTCATGTAACCAAG GGTGAAACGAAACTAGTCCAAATGATGCATCTAGAAGCACCACTTGGCATTAGGACAGTGAAGGAACAGAATTTGATGATCCTGGATATACCATTTGCAGGCAAGCAAATGAGCCTGCTTATTATAATGCCAATATGCATTGAGGATGAATCTACAGGACTAAAAAAG ATTGAAAAGGATCTGACATATGAGAACTATGTGAAGTGGACCGACCCCAGCAGGATGGCCAACAGCAAAGTAAAGTTGAGTCTTCCGAAGTTTAAGACAACAAGCTGTTTTAACTTAAAAGACACTCTGAATAGCATGGGCATCAAAGATGCATTCAATGGAGAAGCTGCCGATTTTTCTGGAATGTCAGAGAATAAGGGTCTATGTGTGTCTGAAGCAATTTATAGTGCTGGCATAGATATAGCAGAGGATGGCACTGAGGCAGCAGATGCCATACGAGAGAGAGTCCTGATGTCTAAAACGGAATGTAATGTTAACCGTTCTTTCATATACGCTATAAAGCACAGCAAAACACAGGGAATACTTTGCATTGGCAGGTATACAGGCCCTACAGATTCATGTTAG